One Candidatus Ornithobacterium hominis genomic region harbors:
- a CDS encoding DUF3575 domain-containing protein, whose protein sequence is MNLKKLVSASVVLFSVAFSFGQEQSLQSLGKVSANLTSLSIDYQFPISESWVMEPKVGIAPAHQISDGKMELSYKYNSIFVANEFRYLYSFAKRAKLGRDTKLNSASYLGLKTRYNFGAFNNERNTSYGNTLNLAGVWGLQRNLDSNFLFNFHAGLGWVRDFDFKKSAVYPELGIGFSYVLFK, encoded by the coding sequence ATGAATTTAAAAAAATTAGTTAGCGCAAGTGTCGTTCTTTTTTCGGTAGCATTTAGCTTTGGGCAAGAGCAGTCTTTACAATCTTTGGGTAAGGTTTCAGCAAATTTAACCTCTTTATCTATTGACTATCAGTTCCCTATTTCAGAATCTTGGGTTATGGAGCCAAAAGTTGGGATTGCCCCAGCACATCAGATTTCAGATGGGAAAATGGAACTTAGCTACAAGTACAATTCAATCTTCGTTGCTAATGAATTTCGCTATTTGTACAGTTTTGCTAAACGTGCAAAATTAGGGCGAGACACAAAGTTGAACAGTGCGTCTTATCTTGGGCTGAAAACGAGATACAATTTCGGTGCTTTTAATAATGAGCGTAATACGTCTTATGGCAACACATTGAACTTAGCTGGAGTGTGGGGATTGCAGCGAAATTTAGACAGTAATTTCCTGTTCAACTTCCATGCAGGTTTGGGTTGGGTAAGAGACTTTGACTTCAAAAAATCAGCCGTATACCCAGAACTTGGTATTGGATTCTCTTATGTTTTATTTAAATAA
- a CDS encoding DUF3575 domain-containing protein, which translates to MNLKKLVSASVILFSVAFSFGQEQSLQSLGKVSANLTSLSIDYQFPISESWVMEPKVGIAPAHQISDGKMELSYKYNSIFVANEFRYLYSFAKRAKLGRDTKLNSASYLGLKTRYNFGAFNNERNTSYGNTLNLAGVWGLQRNLDSNFLFNFHAGLGWVRDFDFKKSAVYPELGIGFSYVLFK; encoded by the coding sequence ATGAATTTAAAAAAATTAGTTAGTGCAAGTGTCATTCTTTTTTCAGTAGCTTTCAGCTTTGGGCAAGAGCAGTCTTTACAATCTTTGGGTAAGGTTTCAGCAAATTTAACCTCTTTATCTATTGACTATCAGTTCCCTATTTCAGAATCTTGGGTTATGGAGCCAAAAGTTGGGATTGCCCCAGCACATCAGATTTCAGATGGGAAAATGGAACTTAGCTACAAGTACAATTCAATCTTCGTTGCTAATGAATTTCGCTATTTGTACAGTTTTGCTAAACGTGCAAAATTAGGGCGAGACACAAAGTTGAACAGTGCGTCTTATCTTGGGCTGAAAACGAGATACAATTTCGGTGCTTTTAATAATGAGCGTAATACGTCTTATGGCAACACATTGAACTTAGCTGGAGTGTGGGGATTGCAGCGAAATTTAGACAGTAATTTCCTGTTCAACTTCCATGCAGGTTTGGGTTGGGTAAGAGACTTTGACTTCAAAAAATCAGCCGTATACCCAGAACTTGGTATTGGATTCTCTTATGTTTTATTTAAATAA